A genomic stretch from Pomacea canaliculata isolate SZHN2017 linkage group LG2, ASM307304v1, whole genome shotgun sequence includes:
- the LOC112557111 gene encoding uncharacterized protein LOC112557111 isoform X1 has translation MRLLRFAVVFVGYLVCSSWGAVAQPPPAGTGAVEQTTTLWSMVTGTQNPSIGLLGPAGAVGSGPGPDAITAATGQVATTSVAPPHVAGTTSSLLSAIYPTQPPLGPLDPFGGSGAVTVTPSPGSMGNMMEIWNMINGATATTASNGTGNDVIFPGLTTQQLAGMMTNSGSYYNMTMGNITGSGYPSSYPSSYPSGSGPPLDNTIGTGSGFPGGMGSGFPGGMGSGSPGSYPSVGTTPPPQLPGGMTGNTGFNDLLNGILSTGGSGVIPPPPMGLPGSSNTGMATALALMQQRRLQQQRKQQQQQQQMTNLMTASMIAGGGELLDLKDLMPMMMMMMMTSGAGQQPAGGSMNNILGGGGMMPGANSMLGGRSLASAGSMGLPNMFSGPGVGGATQQLSGTPMDLLSGGSNPMSGLFSSGSGTTGGGGGTGGIDLSWLTGALSSTSGGAAGGQVLG, from the exons tggagcagacgacaacccTCTGGTCTATGGTGACGGGTACACAGAATCCAAGTATCGGCTTGCTGGGGCCAGCTGGGGCAGTAGGGTCAGGCCCTGGCCCCGACGCCATCACCGCAGCAACTGGTCAGGTCGCCACAACTTCGGTAGCGCCTCCACATGTAGCAGGCACCACATCATCCCTTTTGAGCGCAATCTACCCGACACAGCCTCCTCTTGGTCCGCTGGACCCTTTCG GTGGTTCAGGTGCTGTAACAGTAACACCTAGTCCTGGTAGTATGGGAAACATGATGGAAATATGGAACATGATAAATGGTGCTACTGCCACCACAGCTTCAAATGGTACAG gcaatgaTGTCATTTTTC CTGGGCTGACAACACAACAACTAGCAGGAATGATGACTAATTCAGGCTCTTACTACAACATGACCATGGGGAATATAACAGGAAGTGGATACCCCTCCTCTTATCCTAGTAGTTACCCAAGTGGCTCAGGACCCCCTCTTGACAACACTATTGGGACGGGCTCAGGTTTTCCTGGAGGCATGGGTTCAGGTTTTCCTGGAGGTATGGGTTCAGGTTCACCTGGAAGCTACCCATCTGTAGGGACAACACCTCCACCTCAGCTGCCTGGGGGAATGACAGGCAACACAG GTTTCAATGACCTGCTGAATGGTATCCTGAGTACGGGGGGAAGTGGTGTGATCCCACCTCCTCCCATGGGTCTTCCGGGATCTTCCAATACTGGCATGGCTACAGCACTTGCTCTCATGCAGCAAAGGAGGCTACAGCAACAGCGgaagcaacagcaacaacagcaacagatgACTAATTTAA tgaCTGCTTCCATGATTGCTGGAGGGG GTGAACTATTAGATCTGAAAGATCTCAtgccaatgatgatgatgatgatgatgacttcaGGCGCGGGACAACAGCCAG CTGGTGGCAGCATGAACAACATACTGGGAGGTGGGGGGATGATGCCAGGAGCCAATAGTATGCTTGGAGGAAGGTCCTTGGCCTCCGCTGGTAGCATGGGTCTGCCAAACATGTTCTCTGGACCTGGTGTTGGGGGTGCAACACAACAGTTAAGTGGTACCCCCATGGACCTCTTGTCTGGAGGTTCCAACCCCATGAG TGGACTATTCAGCTCAGGATCAGGAACCACTGGCGGTGGCGGTGGCACTGGTGGAATAGATCTTAGCTGGT TGACAGGAGCCCTCTCATCCACATCTGGAGGTGCAGCTGGGGGTCAAGTCCTAGGCTGA
- the LOC112557111 gene encoding uncharacterized protein LOC112557111 isoform X2 has translation MRLLRFAVVFVGYLVCSSWGAVAQPPPAGTGAVEQTTTLWSMVTGTQNPSIGLLGPAGAVGSGPGPDAITAATGQVATTSVAPPHVAGTTSSLLSAIYPTQPPLGPLDPFGGSGAVTVTPSPGSMGNMMEIWNMINGATATTASNGTGNDVIFPGLTTQQLAGMMTNSGSYYNMTMGNITGSGYPSSYPSSYPSGSGPPLDNTIGTGSGFPGGMGSGFPGGMGSGSPGSYPSVGTTPPPQLPGGMTGNTGFNDLLNGILSTGGSGVIPPPPMGLPGSSNTGMATALALMQQRRLQQQRKQQQQQQQMTNLMTASMIAGGDLKDLMPMMMMMMMTSGAGQQPAGGSMNNILGGGGMMPGANSMLGGRSLASAGSMGLPNMFSGPGVGGATQQLSGTPMDLLSGGSNPMSGLFSSGSGTTGGGGGTGGIDLSWLTGALSSTSGGAAGGQVLG, from the exons tggagcagacgacaacccTCTGGTCTATGGTGACGGGTACACAGAATCCAAGTATCGGCTTGCTGGGGCCAGCTGGGGCAGTAGGGTCAGGCCCTGGCCCCGACGCCATCACCGCAGCAACTGGTCAGGTCGCCACAACTTCGGTAGCGCCTCCACATGTAGCAGGCACCACATCATCCCTTTTGAGCGCAATCTACCCGACACAGCCTCCTCTTGGTCCGCTGGACCCTTTCG GTGGTTCAGGTGCTGTAACAGTAACACCTAGTCCTGGTAGTATGGGAAACATGATGGAAATATGGAACATGATAAATGGTGCTACTGCCACCACAGCTTCAAATGGTACAG gcaatgaTGTCATTTTTC CTGGGCTGACAACACAACAACTAGCAGGAATGATGACTAATTCAGGCTCTTACTACAACATGACCATGGGGAATATAACAGGAAGTGGATACCCCTCCTCTTATCCTAGTAGTTACCCAAGTGGCTCAGGACCCCCTCTTGACAACACTATTGGGACGGGCTCAGGTTTTCCTGGAGGCATGGGTTCAGGTTTTCCTGGAGGTATGGGTTCAGGTTCACCTGGAAGCTACCCATCTGTAGGGACAACACCTCCACCTCAGCTGCCTGGGGGAATGACAGGCAACACAG GTTTCAATGACCTGCTGAATGGTATCCTGAGTACGGGGGGAAGTGGTGTGATCCCACCTCCTCCCATGGGTCTTCCGGGATCTTCCAATACTGGCATGGCTACAGCACTTGCTCTCATGCAGCAAAGGAGGCTACAGCAACAGCGgaagcaacagcaacaacagcaacagatgACTAATTTAA tgaCTGCTTCCATGATTGCTGGAGGGG ATCTGAAAGATCTCAtgccaatgatgatgatgatgatgatgacttcaGGCGCGGGACAACAGCCAG CTGGTGGCAGCATGAACAACATACTGGGAGGTGGGGGGATGATGCCAGGAGCCAATAGTATGCTTGGAGGAAGGTCCTTGGCCTCCGCTGGTAGCATGGGTCTGCCAAACATGTTCTCTGGACCTGGTGTTGGGGGTGCAACACAACAGTTAAGTGGTACCCCCATGGACCTCTTGTCTGGAGGTTCCAACCCCATGAG TGGACTATTCAGCTCAGGATCAGGAACCACTGGCGGTGGCGGTGGCACTGGTGGAATAGATCTTAGCTGGT TGACAGGAGCCCTCTCATCCACATCTGGAGGTGCAGCTGGGGGTCAAGTCCTAGGCTGA
- the LOC112557112 gene encoding collagen alpha-1(XVII) chain-like: MSHAITCLWLFALVQLVALVIVSVVQHFNMANLLKSENEVRGMLVDLITRKIAESSLEHTNVPHPPEHGRNKRQVDNNLQLTGFEFILREMLAAQENVIQNHCNNATKVCPQGSKGEPGIPGTEGPPGFKGEPGRAGVKGVAGAAGMKGVPGSPGLDGPVGAAGNAGATGAGGPPGDKGRRGEKGEIGHQGPAGAEGAAGDKGEVGPVGPQGPQGARGSVGPAGPVGDVGPKGQQGPRGPAGPAGDPGMVQNVNCECLKMPKIREFASSIAVALGSPFHLTCEADGNPSPSVHWSGGTGNVLSIDHIQDQDLHAYTCTARSTLGLDTKSVTLTKP; encoded by the exons ATGTCACACGCCATCACGTGTTTGTGGCTGTTTGCGCTGGTGCAGCTTGTTGCACTGGTGATCGTCAGTGTTGTTCAGCATTTCAATATGGCTAACCTGCTTAAGAGCGAGAATGAAGTTCGGGGGATGCTGGTGGATCTCATCACAAGGAAGATTGCGGAGTCCAGCTTGGAACATACT AATGTGCCTCACCCCCCGGAACATGGCCGGAACAAGCGACAAGTGGACAACAACCTCCAGCTGACCGGCTTTGAGTTCATCCTGAGAGAAATGCTTGCAGCACAG GAAAATGTGATTCAGAACCATTGCAACAATGCAACCAAGGTATGCCCACAAG GATCCAAAGGGGAGCCTGGCATTCCTGGAACCGAAG GGCCGCCAGGGTTCAAGGGAGAGCCTGGGAGAGCGGGAGTCAAAGGTGTTGCGGGAGCAGCTGGCATGAAGGGTGTTCCTGGCTCACCTGGTCTTGACGGGCCCGTTGGCGCTGCCGGAAATGCAGGAGCAACTGGAGCTGGTGGGCCTCCGGGAGATAAG GGCCGCagaggagagaaaggagaaatagGACATCAAGGTCCGGCTGGTGCAGAGGGCGCTGCTGGAGACAAGGGTGAGGTGGGTCCTGTTGGACCACAAGGCCCCCAGGGTGCAAGAGGATCAGTAGGCCCAGCAGGTCCAGTAGGCGACGTGGGACCAAAGGGACAGCAAGGGCCAAGGGGCCCAGCAGGTCCAGCTGGAGATCCAGGAATGGTGCAGAATGTTAACTGTGAATGTCTAA AAATGCCTAAAATTCGTGAATTCGCATCCTCCATTGCTGTCGCTTTGGGCTCGCCCTTCCATCTGACCTGCGAAGCAGATGGAAACCCATCACCCAGTGTCCATTGGTCTGGTGGCACAGGGAATGTTTTATCCATTGACCACATACAGGATCAAGACCTTCATGCCTACACATGTACAGCAAGAAGTACTCTTGGTCTGGACACCAAGAGTGTTACTTTGACAAAACCATGA